The sequence ACCCCAGTTTACTCACGGGTAACATGGTCGGAAGTCTCGATTTGTCACACGCCGGTCATCGCCGCGCGGGCCACCGCCGGATAGAGGGCGTGCGCCCAGACGCGGTAGCCGTCGGCCGACGGGTGGAAACCGTCGTAACACAGCGTCCCGGCGTCGGCCCGGAACACCGCGCCGGTCTCCGCCGCCAGGTCGACCACCGCGCCGCCGGCCTCGGCGACCGCCCGGGCCTGCGCCTTGGCGATCCGGCGGCCGAGCAGCCCGGCGATCTGCCGCAGCGGCGGCGCCATCGAGCGCATCGCGCCCAGGTCGGGGCAGGTCCCGACGACCACCTGGACGCCGGCCGCGCGCAGCCGGCGGACGGCCTGGCCGAGGTGGGCGGCCGCCTCCTCCGGGTTGCGGATCGAGGTCGCGTCGTACGACCCGATCAGCACCACCGCCACGTCCGGCTTGGTGCCCAGCAGCGCCCGCGCCACCTGGGTGGCCAGGTCGGTGGAGCGGGACCCGGCGACGCCGACGCTGGACAGCAGCACGTGCCGTGGGCCGGTCTCCGGGGTGCCCTCGGCGACCAGCCGGGCGAGCTGGCCACCGACGGTGTCGGAGAGCCACTCCACCCCGACGCCGACCGCGGCCGAGTCGCCCAGCAGGACCAGCCGCAGCGGCGGGGCGCTCGCCGGTCCCATCGACGTGCGCAGGGCCAGGCCCATGGTGGGTTTGGCGTAGCGGCGTGCCTTGGCGGCCAGCACCTCACCGGCGAGCAGGGCGGCGCCACCCAGCGCGCCGGCGAGCAGGCTCGTGGCCGCGGCCTTGGTCAGTCGTTCCGGCAGCCCAGCCATGTCCCGCCTCCCTGCGTTCCGCCGACTTCGATGATCCTTCTTGGTCTACCCTACGGCCCGGGGCGCATGCGCCGCGCCGCCGCCGTGCACCGCACGCGCCCCCGCGGCCCGGACGGACCCGGTGTCCGGGCCGGTCAGCCCGTGGACCGGACCGCGCTCGGCGCGCTGCCCGTCCCGGAACCGAACCAGTGTCGCGTCTCGCCGAACCAGGGGTGCCGGCGCAACTGTGCCCACCGCGCGCCGCTGCGGACCGGACTGACCTCGGTGCCCGGTGCCCGGACCGCCTCGTCGGCCGCCTCCGGCAGGCTCCGCACGCCGTCGGCGATCGGCACCGCGGGCCGATCGTCCTCACCCAGGGCAGCCATCACCGTCGGCATCATCACGGCTGCAGCCCGTGCGTACCCCTCCGCG is a genomic window of Actinoplanes teichomyceticus ATCC 31121 containing:
- a CDS encoding SGNH/GDSL hydrolase family protein, whose translation is MAGLPERLTKAAATSLLAGALGGAALLAGEVLAAKARRYAKPTMGLALRTSMGPASAPPLRLVLLGDSAAVGVGVEWLSDTVGGQLARLVAEGTPETGPRHVLLSSVGVAGSRSTDLATQVARALLGTKPDVAVVLIGSYDATSIRNPEEAAAHLGQAVRRLRAAGVQVVVGTCPDLGAMRSMAPPLRQIAGLLGRRIAKAQARAVAEAGGAVVDLAAETGAVFRADAGTLCYDGFHPSADGYRVWAHALYPAVARAAMTGV